One window of Triticum dicoccoides isolate Atlit2015 ecotype Zavitan chromosome 5A, WEW_v2.0, whole genome shotgun sequence genomic DNA carries:
- the LOC119302369 gene encoding tubby-like F-box protein 14 produces the protein MSFRSIVHDVRDGFGSLSRRGFEVRFLGHRRGKSHSAVHELHDPAPVIQSSCWANLPPELLHDVIERLEASEATWPSRKHVVACAAVCRTWREMCQEIVKNPEFCGKITFPVSLKQPGPRDGTIQCFIKRDKSTQTYYLYLCLTSAVVAENGKFLLLAKRHSRPTCTEYTIFMNTDNTSRSSNMYIGKLRSNLLGTKFVIYDTQHPCNIPNVSQSGKTSRRFYSRKVSPKASSSTYSIAQVSYELNVLGTRGPRRMNCVMNSIPASSLEAGGTVLCQPDSAVAHSLDESFGSISFSKSSIRDRSIRFSSTRFSGISIGGSRNGGQALGDNDECKEWPLTLRNKAPRWHDQLQCWCLNFKGRVTVASVKNFQLVAATESTAEAPTPSQPAPPPPSEHDKVILQFGKVAKDMFTMDYRYPLSAFQAFAICLSSFDTKLACE, from the exons ATGTCGTTTCGTAGCATTGTGCATGATGTAAGGGATGGCTTTGGGAGCTTATCTCGAAGAGGGTTTGAGGTGAGGTTTCTTGGCCATCGCAGAGGGAAATCTCATAGTGCCGTCCACGAGTTGCATGATCCAGCACCTGTAATACAGAGCAGTTGCTGGGCTAATTTGCCTCCAGAATTGCTTCACGATGTGATTGAGAGGTTGGAGGCCAGTGAGGCTACATGGCCTTCCAGGAAACATGTAGTCGCTTGTGCGGCTGTCTGTCGAACCTGGAGAGAGATGTGTCAAGAGATTGTTAAGAACCCAGAGTTTTGTGGAAAAATTACTTTCCCTGTCTCCTTGAAGCAG CCTGGGCCCCGTGATGGAACCATCCAGTGCTTCATTAAAAGGGATAAGTCTACACAAACTTACTACCTGTATCTGTGTCTTACCTCCG CTGTGGTCGCTGAAAATGGCAAGTTTCTTCTATTGGCGAAAAGACACTCCCGTCCAACCTGTACAGAGTATACAATATTTATGAATACTGATAATACATCTAGGTCAAGCAACATGTACATTGGAAAATTGAG GTCAAATCTCCTTGGCACAAAGTTTGTAATATATGATACCCAACATCCATGCAACATACCCAATGTTTCACAGTCAGGGAAAACAAGCCGTAGGTTCTACTCAAGGAAGGTATCACCGAAGGCCTCATCCAGTACTTACAGTATAGCACAGGTTTCGTATGAGCTGAATGTCTTGGGGACTCGGGGCCCTAGGCGGATGAACTGTGTTATGAACTCCATACCTGCCTCATCCCTTGAGGCTGGTGGCACTGTTCTATGCCAGCCGGACAGTGCCGTTGCTCACTCTCTTGATGAGTCATTTGGCAGCATCTCCTTCTCGAAGTCATCCATTAGGGATCGCTCCATCCGATTCAGCAGCACCCGATTCTCGGGCATCTCAATAGGTGGCTCCAGGAATGGGGGCCAGGCATTGGGTGATAATGATGAGTGCAAGGAGTGGCCACTGACTCTCCGCAACAAGGCACCAAGATGGCACGACCAGTTGCAATGCTGGTGCCTCAACTTCAAGGGCAGGGTGACCGTTGCATCTGTGAAGAACTTCCAACTTGTTGCCGCAACAGAGTCTACTGCTGAAGCACCGACCCCGTCACAGCCTGCCCCGCCACCTCCATCTGAGCATGACAAGGTGATACTGCAATTTGGTAAGGTTGCCAAGGACATGTTCACAATGGACTACCGATACCCGCTGTCAGCCTTCCAGGCCTTTGCAATCTGCCTGAGCAGCTTCGACACCAAGCTTGCTTGCGAATGA